GAAATTTCACTGATGTTCATATGGGTGTCAAGAAGCATTTTTTTAGCCTCTTCCATTTTCATATCATTCCAGAAACCGAAGACTGTTGTTCCGAAAAGCTCTTTAAATCCCTTTTTTAAAGTAAATTCATTGGTGCCTGCATGGTGGGCCAGATCATTTAAAGAGCAGCTGGTACTAAGGTTATTGAGAATATAATCCCTTACAGCATACATCTTCTCTTCATCTTTTTTTACAATGGGTGATTTCGAAGATTCGTTGTGGAAAAGCTGTTCCAGTTGTAAAAGAAGCAGTTCGCTTACTTTGGCCTCCAGATATATCCGTTTAAAGACTCCCTTTCTGTCACAATGCATGATGTCATTCAGAATCTCATACATTTCAAGGCTGATCCGGTTGTGATCCGGTGTGATCAGTGATGACTGCTGTTTTTCAATCGTATTTCTGAAAGTCTCAAACAAGCCCGAATACTCAGGCAGAAATTTTTTAAAGAAAGAAGGAGCCAGGTTGATTTCCAGCAAATGAAGATCCGGACCGTAAAAATCCATTTTTCCCTGCATACGGTGGGCATAGATAATATTATGCTGATAGCTGTCAAACTGTACTGTTTTTCCAAAGTTTTCCGAACTTGCCATGCTTTTTCCTTTAAGGGCAAAATGCATTTCCACCGTATCGAAATCACTCTCGAAATACAGCTGAAGCTGGTTGTCCAGTGAAATATTTCCAAAACTGATATGGACATTTTCAAAGCAGATCTCATGGTAAAATCCATTACCATAAGGAGGGATCAGCTGGATGATACACTCCTGTATATCTCCGTCATGGACGTAATAGCTGTCAGGATAATTTCGCTCTATGAGCATTTTTCCGACACTTTCATCATATAAGCGTAATGTCATTTTTCTTTCCTTTGGTTAAGTTCTCCTTTTCACGGACTTTTTATTCCGTTTCACATACCCATACTGTTGAGTATACTTTCTACTTTTGCACAAAGGTAATAATTATTTAGAATCATTCTTAATAACTAAATCTATTTTTCATGAAAGAATATAAGAAAAGGAAAAACGGAATTGCAAGATTGCTGGAGATAGCGGGAAGAAGAAAACTACTGTTGCTCATATCTGGTTTTTTATCCGTACTACATGCATTGCTGAGTCTGGTTCCCTACATTCTGATATTTTATATCATCCGTGAACTGA
This genomic window from Chryseobacterium sp. MEBOG06 contains:
- a CDS encoding helix-turn-helix transcriptional regulator; this translates as MTLRLYDESVGKMLIERNYPDSYYVHDGDIQECIIQLIPPYGNGFYHEICFENVHISFGNISLDNQLQLYFESDFDTVEMHFALKGKSMASSENFGKTVQFDSYQHNIIYAHRMQGKMDFYGPDLHLLEINLAPSFFKKFLPEYSGLFETFRNTIEKQQSSLITPDHNRISLEMYEILNDIMHCDRKGVFKRIYLEAKVSELLLLQLEQLFHNESSKSPIVKKDEEKMYAVRDYILNNLSTSCSLNDLAHHAGTNEFTLKKGFKELFGTTVFGFWNDMKMEEAKKMLLDTHMNISEISDIIGYKNPRHFSAAFKRKYNILPSKIGNR